In Tursiops truncatus isolate mTurTru1 chromosome 10, mTurTru1.mat.Y, whole genome shotgun sequence, the sequence CCTGGGTAATTAAGTCTTGCACCTCTAGAGAAGCCCTGAGGTCACAGGAAAGAAGCATGTGCTCTGAGGGAAACTCCCTCAGACCTACAATTCTCTAGTCCGTCTCACCAGAGGTGGCCCTCTCCATCCCTCAGTGCCAGTGCCTGGGTTTAGAGGGGAATGCACAACTAATAATGCAGAGAGACGCTGAGGGACTTCGCAGAATGGGTAGATAGGGACCTTGGCTGAGAAGAAGAGTTGGAGGTGGAAGCGGCAGGACAGGCAGGGGTCTCACCGCTCAGCTGGGTCTCCGTATGGATCTTCCTATTGGCTATGTAGCTCACGAGGAAAGAGAGACGCCGCGGATCCCGGAGTCGGGAGGCCAAGCCATAGAGCAGGGTCCCGGTAGCCTTGTCGATGGTGCAGCCCAGAGTCTGTTGCGCCTGAGGTCAGAGGAATCAGGAGATAAGCCCCATGCCCAGTAAGAAAAGCCTGAACAAGACAAGGTAGGTTGGTTGGGGTCAGGACCCGGCCTGGCGCTGCGTTGGGGAACAGTCGGCAGCCCGGACCAGGGACTTGGGTTCGCACCTGGGTCGCCGCCTCGCGCAGCTGCGCGCTCAGAGCCGTGTTCTTGAGCGTCTCGCGGGCCTTGTGTTCGCTCAGGCCGAGGCCGGTGAAGAGCGACAGAGGGTCCAGAGCTGCCATTGCTGGGACGCCGGAAACCGAAAGAAAACTTTGCGGCCAATCTGTACATTGGCATTAGCTCACTGGCCAATAGGAGAGCGACGCCGTCAGGGAGAGCCAATGGTGTCCTCCCTtggctggagggggcggggctctCCAGGGTTGTCAGCGCCATTGAAAGGGCAGAGGGCGGCCTTTCCGGCTTTTCAAGGCGCTTCACTTCCGTTTTCGTGCTCCCGGTCACTAGAAGGGGTAGTGGCGACGGGACTTTAAGGGATGATTTGCCGCAGACCTGGAGGGAAGGTGTTCAGCATCCAGGCAGGAGGCAAACATGGGCGTGGCTCTTTGCTCTTCGACTTTTCTCCTTCAGCCCTGGAAACCTCGGGACTATCCCAATTCTGTTCTTGGGAACAAATGTGAGTCCCTATCGCGTTTCTGACGTCAAAGCTTTGGAGTTGTCACGGAAACATTTGAACAAAATGAAGCCCGGGAAATTCTGTCAAGACTCGAGCACAGAGAATGTCTGAAATGGCCCATCGATGGGCCCCAAAAGTCTGGCACTTTTTGAGAACCCACCTGGACACACACCTGGCCAGGAAGGGCCTCTCAAGTTCTGTGATGATTTGGTTTAAACTCTCCtgtctgggaattccctggttgtccagtggttaggactgtgcgctctcactgctgagcgcctgggttcaatccctggtcagggaactaagatcccacaagccacgtggtgtggccaaaaaaatcaCCTGTCATACTTACCCCCCTTACCAACACATGCATATGTCAGGAAAACCACAAGCAGATTAGACCCTGAAATCCACATGCAGGTGTTTGACAGGATATTTTATTGAAGTTGGGATAGGGTGGGACAGAGGAGGTAGAATAATCATGATGATGTTCTTGGGGGTCTCCCCAGTCTCATTGGACTTCCAGGACCTGCTGAGAATCATTAGGCTGAAACTGAACATACAACCTGTTTTCTTTATGGAACTGGAGCTGCTGGTGGTGACATGATGAGGAGATGCCCAAATTTGGGATGGGAACTCAGGCTCTTAGAGGCCTTGTCTGATACTACCGGACCTTCAAGCACTGGGCAGGATCCTGACTGCAGTCTGTATCCATAGTGTATCCTTGTTTGTTACTATATCCTACTAATGAGTGAGTCCATTTCTGGGCCCCACATGATGACCACATGCCAGGTTCTGCCCAGTGCCACACTCCGCATCAGTATCCAGAGCCAGCCCTGTGTCTTGGCTCCCCATGGCACTTTGGCCCCAGCCTGATGCCCAGCCCAGCCAAGGCCAGGAGCAGGCATTAAGCAGGAGTTGCAGTGCAGTGGTGCCACAGACAGGCACTAAGAAGCAGAACCGTAGCCACGCCAGCCCTGTGTTGAGTCCACAGCTGCAGGTGTCTAGCTCACCACAAAGATGCCTAAGAAGAGCAGGGTACCTGATGCCACCCAAAGACCCATTACAGCACCATGACCACCAACACTAAGTCCTGCAGGTCTAGTGATGGCCCCCTCAGTGGGGTCAGGGCCTGTACCCTCTTTCCTGGTTCCCTCATAGTGCTGACCCTGTGGCTCCATGTCACAGGATGAGGCAGTTGCCCCTACCAAGAATGCCACAAGTAGTGGCAGGCTAGCCAGTCCTCTGGAGCCCTTTGACTTGCACAGAGCAGAACCATCAAGTTGGATGGGTGCATGCCCAGGGGACTGGCTTGCTCGCATAAGCCTCTGGCACTACTTCaaggaaaatcaagaaaacaatgaaCGAGGAGAAAAGCCAGGGAGCAGCCAGCAAGGCCCAGCTGTGGCATGGGAAGAGGCAGGGTCCAGTAGCCAGACCTACGGACAAGTCCCTGTCACACAGGCTGATGCACAGAAGCAGCAGTGGCCACAGTGTTGAGGGCCATGGCAGCCTTGTGCAAATGCCCCAGAAGGGTAATGTGGCAGGCTCAGCAGCAGCAGGGCTGTGGACAGAGCCCCTTGAGTAGTGCATTCAGCACATGCAGATCACCAGTGGCCAGACACTTGGGGCTGCACAGAGTGAAGGCCCAGCACAATCCTGTTGCAGCCCATGCCTAGCAGCCCCTCCAGCAGTGTGCCAGCACCAACACCCAGCTTGGCAATTCCACCATTACCGCAGGGCCTCATAGCCAGCAGTCCAGGCCCCTCTCCATGGCCAGCAACCCCACGTGGCCCTTGTGCTGTTGTCCCAATAGAAGAAACCAACGCTGGTCACAAGGCTAGCTTTCTCCAGGAGCTCCTTCTGCTCTCCACCACCCCTAACTCCCTAACTCCAGCCAAGGAGTCCTAGCAGGGCCCACATGCTGAGCTTTTTGTAATACTGACCCCTCAGGCTTGGGGGCAGGATGGACCTGCCAGaatcctgccccacccctgcctgccttACACTCTTTCTGGCTTACCTGAACACCTGCCTCAGGAGTACCTTTGCTCCCCATCTCCCCCCAGCTGGAGATGCCCAATCCTAACCCCAAACAGTTGAAGAGAATAGGAGGCAGCATTATCCACGAAGAGAGGCACGGAGGCTCTTCACAAGACTTGACCTTGCGGTATGTGTACACAAGGCAAGCCTGCTGGGACAAGCCTGCAAACCCACTGTGGGTAAACAGCCTGGGGCAGCTGCCAGAAGCCAAAGTTTTAGGGAATCAAGGGAAGAAATGGCCTGGCAGGACcccacaccctccctcccacagGAAGCCAGCTAAGATTAGCTCTGGTCCTCTCTGCCTGTCCTTTTGGAGGAGGGTCTCCTTTCCCACAGCAgtttttttcctgctctgttcTCCCAAGGGATCCAGGTGGTTTTCAAACTACAGCAAAGAAAGACCtgagaatagaaaaagagaaaagagacttcTCTCCACCCCCAAGTACTTCCTGTTCCCCAACAAGTCCTTCCTGACCTACTGTCTGGTTGTCAGCCCCAGGCTGCTCCAATGCCTGCACCTTTTACCCCATGCTGTCAGCTTCTGGAGCTTCATGGGGTACACTCCACTCCTAGGGTGTGAGGTACCAGCAATGTTACCAACTGTAGCTGCCTCCACGTGGGACCCAGAACCAGTGGGATCAAAGGGCAGGGGTCAGGCCCCAAAGAGCTGATGGCAGTGGGGGCTTcgcacgcacacgcgcgcgcacacacacacacacacacacacacgttgggAAGGGGAGGTAGTCACAGCACCTGATGTATTACAGTGACTAAGTCtgcttatttgtcatttatttttaaaatatatttaaacagcAGCAATCActtccaaaatgcaaaaaaaaaattacaatttttagaataaaattataatgtttATAATGCGAGTCAGAAAGAATTGAAGGTACAACTGAGAATCAAATCACACAGCACTGGGCATGGCTAGAGAAGCCAAGGCCCACTGGCTGGGGGGGTCAAGTTGACAAGAGGTCCCAACGAGTGAGGTTTCCACCCTCAAATCATACCCCCCCCAACTCCCCATTGACGAAGCCAGTGTCCTCTAGGTTAGAGAAGAAGCGTCAAAGAGCTGGCCCTCTGTGGGGGATCCCCCAAACCCAGTCCCCCCACCAGCCAGGGACCTGCTAATCGACCTCCTCCATGTTGCTGTAGGTGGGGGCTGGGCGGTCCACAGGGGGGGCGAAGCGTTCAGGGGCTGTCCGCGTGGGGGCCACGTCAGGGGCCTGGCCAGGGCCTAGTCCCTGCAACAGAATATGAGGACAGGGGTTGGGGGCTGCCCAGTATGCCGCCTGGCATCCCGGGGGTGCTGGCTTGGAGCCCTGGCACCCAAGGGAGGGCCCCAAGGCAGGCGCAGACAGCAGCGGCATTGAGACAGAGAGACGAGATCAGCCTGAACAGTCTCACTTTATTAACACTTTAAATACAGGAAGCTGCTTGGGCAGGGCTAAGCCCCAGGCCAAGGGTAGGAGCAGCAGGACAAACGGACAGACAGCTGGACGGGATACCCACCCTAAGATGCTCTGCCCCTGCAGGAGCCACagtccccaccctctcccctcagATGCACACACTGAGGCCCAAGCCCAGAGTTGGTCCCCACCACAGCGGCAGGCATGGCCTGGTGGGCAGGTAGGTAGGCCAGCTCACAGCAGCTGCCTGCAGGCGAGCTCATCTCCAGGGACTCTGGGATACCAGAGGATAGAACACGTTGAGCACGAGGGCCATCAAAGCTGCCACGGTGCCCAGAACAAAGTATCGGAGACAGCCCTCGTCTGGTGTGGTAGGGCCACGTGGCGGGGGGCCCACCCAGTCCTGGGGCCCCCAGGAACCCAGGGGCGCAGGCCCCTCGGGTACCGGCTCCTCCTCGGCCTCCAGCTCCTGCCAAATCCGGGAAGCCTACGGCGTGCGGAAACGGCCATCAGCACCcagggcgggggtgagggggtaGGGGGACCCAGTGTCCCCAAGACCCCTGGCCATGACAGTCCCGCCCAACGTAACCGGTGCTAACCCCGTACATCCCAGGTCAAGTGGCAGAGTGGTGGACAGGCAGGAGCCAAGTGGGCCATTCGCAGGGTTGTCTAGATGGAGAGCACCACAGTGGGAGAAATCTTGATGGCATTTTGGCCTCAAGAAGCTCCCCTATCGACATGCAACTTCCCCACAggggttgggtgggggtgggggtgagggttaGCTGGTCAGTTTTTTAGCCCAGGCTTCCCACAGAGGAGACTGGCTCATGGAGAACAGAGCTGCCAACCCCAGAGTCATCTCCTGGCTCCCGCCCACCTACATCCAGATCCTGATCACTGTATGAGTCTGAGCATAGCGGGCTCAAGGGAGGAGAGGACAGCAAGGAGACAAGTCCAGAAAAGAGTTTCGGATGTGCCCACCAACCAGGCCTATGGCATCCCATGTCAGTAAGAGAGACAGACGATCCTGAAGGCACAGTGGGGACAAAAGCTCACCTCAGAGAGGGTGATGGCCACATTGGCTATGGCCTGCTGGATAGGCCCTGTCCTGAGTGCACATCAGAACACAGGGACGATCACAAGTGAGGGTCTGTGGGCTAGCATGTGGGGAGTGTGCAGAGGGAGAGTTGGGAGGTGTCAGGTACAGTCTGTTCACACCACTATACCCAGTGAAATTTGGAGCAGCTGCTTGGCCCGTAGTCTATGCACACACCAATGGCAGCGCGTTGCTGTGTGTGTACCTCTGTAAGTGTCCCTGCAGCCTGGGAATCGCTCTGGCTAAGGCTTTGATGTAAGGGAACCCTGTCTGTGACTCTTAAAAATCCGAAGGTTCCAGGGGCCTAGGACTGTAGAAGAGGAAGCTGTGCCCTACCCCCACCCATCTGTGAGTTGGGCCCCACTAGCCTGAGCAGCCTCCCCGTGCCTCACCTGGCTGGCAGCAGACTCAGCTGCAGGGCCTAGGTCTGGGTGGTGTTCAGAGTGACCTGCCCGGGGGGGCCTCTCCACAGGAGAGTTCCGCCGGCGGTAGAAGAGTACATAGGCATAACGCGTCACGACCTGGCTCTCGTCTACCGTTGTCACCGTGCTGTCATCAAACAAGCGCCAGCCTATGGCAAGGTGGGAAGAGTGTGAACATACCCTGCACCAACACCCCTACCATCTATCCTGCTGGCTGTGTGTGCCCTCACCCACGTCGCTGCGCTGGCTGCTGCGATCATTGGGCAGGCGTGCACAGGCAGTGTAGTGGCCACCGATCATGCCTCCATAGTGGTTGATGACAGCGTACAGGTCATAGCTGGGCAGCTGCTCCTCTTTCTGACCGATACAGAACTTGCTCAGGTCCAGGTTCCTGTGGTACCAGCCAGACAGAGGTGAGACAGTCAACAGGTGCCCTGGATGCCGACCTTGGCCCCCATTCCCTGACTACAGTCACGAGAGCCCACTGCTCACCGAACAGGGAACTCCACCAAGTCATTGATCTTGTCACGCCAGATGAAACTGCGAAAGGAGAAGCGCTTGAGCTGCACGATGAGCACATTCGGCAGGCGCCACAACAACAGCTGCTTGGAGGCCTCGCGGTGTTGTTTGCACTGCGGGCAGTACCTGACAGGGGACAGAGGCGGAGTCAAGACCGACAGACCTCCACTCCACTCTTCCCCACTACCTGCCTGCTGCCCTGTCCTCACCAAGCCTCCTCAGGTGCCAGCACCTCAGGCCGCGTAAAGAGGTTCAGACACTGGTCCAGAGTGAAGTGGCCAGCACGGGCAGCCTCACCAGCAGAGCCTGGATCCTCAGCACATTCCAGCTCCTTGGAGGCTACCAACACAAACTCCTGCAGGCGCTCATTGTTCCGCCAGACTAGAGCCAGGCTGCAGTCATCACCCAGCTCTAGTGGGGTGTCTCCTGGAAACGGGCAGGGAAGGGAATCATGCAGCTGTGGAGAGCAGCCAGCCCAACCCACGCCAGGGGTCCCTCCCACGGCCTCAGACACCTTTGTCCTCTAGCCGCTGCTCTCGGTTGGATGCATCAATTCTATAGATAAAGAACTGGGGTGTGTGGGAATTCATGGCTTCACTTGGGTGTTGGTACCCGGGCACAGCAGCTGTGAAAGAACATGATAATCAGAGCTTTCCTGTCTACCAGAGCCTAAACAAGCTTCCTCCAACCTCCCCTACCCCAGCTCCAGAGCCTTTCACCAGACTTTTACCTTCAGGCCGGGACACCCTCTCACCAGCAGGCAAGGAGCCAACTTCAATGGGCCCACTGGCCAGCATCTCAGAAGAAACTCCACTGGTGCTGGGCACAGGGCCCCGATCAGGGGATGCCCAGGCCCGGGGGACCCCTGTGTCCCCCTCAGCCACAGGGGTCACCATCTGGAGCTCCGGTGGCTGAACAGGGTCCCTGTCATTGTCCCCAGCCTCCAGGGAGCTAGTGGACAGCAGTGTGTTGCAGCCAGGGCCCTGGGACTCCAAGGCCATGCGGCCAGGCTGGAAGGGTGGCTGGAACACACTCACAGAGTACCTGGTAACAGGCAGCAAAAGCAAGTAAGAATCCAGACCAACGTGTCCGGCACCTCTGCACTCCACCCCCACGCCCCACCTACCCCACCTTAATCCAACCACTGGGCACTTACCGGGCATATCCCTCTAGCAGCTGAGCAAGACGGGCATAAGTGAGGCGTGAGGCAGGTACACTGACCAGGAAGGGGTAGCCAATGTTCTCAGGGCGGCAGAGGCCCTTATGGTCAGGCCAGTGGGTTTTCTGACAGAGcctggagagaaggaggaggtaAGACTAGGGCCTTAGCCACACCTCTACGCTAGGGCTAGACCAAGGAACTGGGTAtgccagccctgcctcccccagGGTCTGGTAGAGTGGGGTGGCAGGTAGAGGGCTTAAAATATATGTGCCTTTATGTGGAGAAGAGGTAGGGCAGCAAGTGGAAGGTGGAGAGGAGGGACGGGGGGAGACCACGGGAGTCCTCACTGGTTGCAGTAGCCCACGCGGTAGCAACGGGTACAGCGCTTCAGCTTCTCATCCTCTGACTGCTGCTTCCGCTGGCAGGCTGCACACTTGGAGATGGGGACGCTGGGCACCTGGGGGCGCTAGGGTGGGTCGTTTGCCTCAGTGAGGCCAGGGCAGGCAGGaacgcccccctcccccatcagggCCCTGTGCCATCAGGTTGGCCCCCACTCACCTGCTGCACCTCTAGCACCACCACCCGCTCCTTAGCCAACTCTGGGGATAGGAGCTCGAAGCAGAGGAGTGTGTCGGAAGGTGACACAGTGTCCAGTGAGTGGGAGGGCAAAAACACACGGTGGAAGCGATTCTTAATCACCTGAGGACAGAGAACACACAGATCCTATGTGAGGACAAGCCCTTTCCCTGGCCCTGCCACAAAGCACAAGATGAAGATATGACCTTGATCTTGGGTCAAATGGGGGCAGGGTTGGGGATTGTGGCCCAAAAGAAGTATATGCCTCTGCTGGCCCCAGCCTCAGTGCCCAATGGAATAAGGAGCCTGGTGCCTCACAGAGCATGAAAAGACCAAGACTGGGGCAGGTATCAACCATACCAGCTCTCCACACCAAGGGCCTCTACCCGGCTGTCAACCAGTGGGCCCTGTTGAGACTGCACCATGGTTACTATGAAGGGGCCGCATTCAAGGAGGCATCTCCCTACCTCTACCCCCGAGGTAAAGGACACTACCAGGCAGCAGGCTAGGAACCTTTGGGGAAAACCGGCACACAGATCTGGGAAAACAGGAGGGAGAAGCAGAATGGATGGAGAACGTCTATAGCTGGTGGATGGCTAGTCCTGCAGCTCAAGCTCCTTCCTTGTCTGAAGAAGGAAGAGCAGCTGGGGGCCAACAACAAAAGGGGGAATAAATCCAGATGATGGCTGGGAACTGAGAACACCTCAGTTACATAGCCCAAATGCCTGGTTTCAACCATGTCTCAACCAATAGCACCCCACCTGTCTTTGTGCAGTCACATGCACGTTTGTGTGTACACATACAGATGCTAATGATCGTACACACGTATCTGCGCGCTGCAAACACAGACATGTGTCCACGCGCGTAAGAGCCTTGGAAAGACAGACACACCTCAGCCAGACGCAGGTTCTCAGGCTTCACGTGGACACTCTGAGACAGGGAGTCCAACACTTCACTTGCACTGGAGTTCTCCTTGCTGATGCTCACCAGAAACTGTGGTGACAAGAGTACAGAGTCCATGGTGGGAGGTAGGCCAGGGTCTCTGCGAAAGCCCAGCAATACGGGCTTACTTCTCACCTTGACGGGCTTGCTGTGGGGCTCCCGGGCAAAATAGAAGATGGGGAGAACCTTTTGCTTCTGTGGCAAGGGCACCGGCAGGTACAGGAACGGGTCAAAAGTGATGGAGACCTGCAAATGTACAGTTTCCACTGGGTGGCCACagagggagtggggggcaggaTGCTTGTGCCCTGAGAGCCCAATCCACGCCCTTGGAGGGCTCTCAGGGTCTCACAGCCAACCAGCAAATTCTCAGGCTTGACAACACTAGATGGACGAGGAGAACCATTAGGAGAGAACAATCCCTGTTTCTGGTAGTTGAGGCCTTCCTCAGCCAAGCCGCTTTAACCATCTGCCTCTCATTTGCACACCTTGTGCCTTTCCAATCttacccatccccaccccaccttaCATCACCCAAACATCACTTTTACCTCAGTCAGGAAGCCTACCAAGCCTGACCTCTGCAGCCCACACAGGGCCTAAGGCCTCCCCCTCACCTTCTTTGCCCAAATCTTGCCCTGCAACACCTAAAGATGCACATGCCTCTGACCCCATTCTGACCAGGCTAGCTAGGACAAGCCGGGGGTGTCTTTCTAGGAGAATCCGTCACACCTTTGCGCACACGGGGCACACCAGCTTCGACTTGTACTGTCCCTGAAATAGGTCCACGATGAAAGAGTCATTCCTCATCTTGTGCCGCTGCCAGGCTTCCTCAGCTACCACCTGAGGAGCAGAGTGGTGAGAACCGAGGAGACCTGGGGACGGGGACGTGCATGAGACATGCCCACCTCCGCCCCCAACTCTGACCTCATCAGGTCGCCCATCTGAGTCCACGGTCTCCGTGTAGGGCTTATTCTGAATACGGTTCAAGTCCTCGTGCAGCCCATCCAGCAGGAAAGCCATGAACTCCTGGGCATCGTGCTGTGCATAGCCTGTGAACTGGCTGGCCTTGCTCGCCACAATGGCCTGGAAGCAGGGGCAAGATGTGAGCATGGAGCCCCAGCACCTACAATGCACCCAGCTGGCTAGCccttcccaccctctccagccAAGGTAGGAGTGGCCACAGATCACCTTCAACTTGGAGGGCTGGAAGGCATGGTGGGTTCCCTTCCACAGCGCCCGGAGCAGCACAGCAAAGCCGATGGCCAGACGCCCACCAGTCCCCAGTGGGTTGTTGTAGTTGATCTCGGCCTCAAAGGAGCGGTCTAGGGACAGCAACCAAGGAGACGTGTGAGCAGGGGAAGATATCCCCCATCCCCGGGGCTCTAAGCCCCCGTTCTCACCGTGGAAGAAGTCCCGCAGCTCCCGAGTATTGGACAGAGACTGGATGACGCTGTTCATGAAACAGGTGTTGCCTAGATTGACAAGGCCAGTGAAGCCCGGCAGACAcaccttcttctcttcctcctcctcttcctccacgCTGTCTCCACTCACCGGGCTGTGGGGCATTGGAGGCACCATACATGTGGGCTTGGGCTGTGGGAGCAAGAGGGGCATGAGAGAGTAGCCCTGGGCTCTCCAGCCTTCATCCTTGGCCCTCCCCACCAAGGATTCTCACCGATGCCAGGTGTGGCTCTGGCTTTGGGGCTACATGCTCCATGGGGGTGCGGGCTGCCACACCATCTAGGCCTGTGTCCTCAGATCGAGCCTTGGGTTTCTCCTTCTCCACAGCCCGGGCTTCCTCCTGGCCTgtcagggggtggggggtacCTCCCGGTGGGGTTGAATCCAGAGGGGTTGGACCTGTCGGCACGGCTACCTTTGCACCACCCACTGCACCTTAAAAAGGGGGAATGGTGGGGCTGGTGGTTAGCAGCATGTGGCACGGGGTGGGGGTCTGGGTCATGAGGACTGGGCAATGAAGGGAGCTCGTGTGCAGACCTCGTGCAGCTGGGGCCTCCAGACCCCCCCAGCGCTGACTCTGCCGCTTGCGGAGGCAGATGTCGATGCGAGAGGCCGTGAAGCAGAAGGTGCACTGCTCTGGCTCGATCAGGTTCCTGCAGGAAGAGGCTAAACTCAGAAAATTAGGTGGAGGGGATGCAGGGCTAGATGGGTCAGGGGGATGGAGCCCAGGGTGGGACTTGCACAGTGGCGGGGCCAGGCACCACCCACCTGAGCTTCACCTGCCAACGGAAGATGGTGTGGGGCCCACAGCCCGGGTGCGGTCTCAGGAAGTTTCCGTCCCTGTAGAGGCAGAGcaggggcagagagcagaagaggcaggagaaagaACATGAGACGCACTGTCCTGCCTGAAGCACACTGTCTGCCCTATGTGTCTGcccgcccacccacccacctggtCTGGAAGATAAGCGTGAAGTCCTGCTCGCGGAAAAGCACTCGAGATGTGTCCCTGCAGATTTCCTTCACGTACACGTGCACCACCACTGAGTCCGGCCCCTTCTCATACGAGTCATTCTTGACAAATGCCAGGTTCACCATGGACTTGGGCTCTATGTTGAGACCACATCTCAGCACCACCCAGGACAGGTTCCAGCCTGTTCCTACTCTACTTCCTAGCCACCCACCAACCTTGCAACCCAAACTAGAGCTctgcctgcccacccccagccccacctttaCCATCCACCAAGGCTGCAGCATCTGCTGCCACTGCCATCTCCTCTTTGGAACGATCATCTTTCTCAGAGTCTCTGCTCCGGGCCATGACTGGGGACACTGGGTCATTCCTGGGGGCTACTGCCTTCTTTCCTGTCAAAAGTGCTAGATTCTCCTCTGAGCCCAGGAGGCAGGTCTGGGGGTTCAGTGGTGGTACACGGAGCTGTTCCTCAGCCTCAGCCTGTTCATGGCGAGATTGTGGGCAGGATCAGCCCTGGGTCTGGCAGGCGGCCCCCCACTGCAGTCcacacccttccccctcacctcccAACTCCCAAGCAGGCACCCCACTCTCACCTGGGTGGCCGGCTCAGCCAGGAATTGGGGGGCATCACCCCGGGGTCCAGGGCCATCTCTGGACCCTTCCCCCTCCGGCCCTCTGTGGAGATGCACAGCCCTCTTGGCACTGGGCCCTGCTTGGGCCCCAGGGCCAGCCCCTGCGCCTACCTCACCACGGCCCTGGGCCCGCTTCTGGTTCCGGGCCTCCTGCTTAGCCCGGCGGGGCTCAGGGCCTGGCTCCAGGGCAACAGGAGACGGCTCCTGCCCATTCTCCTGGCACCGCAGCCCTGGCACCAACTCCTGGGTCCCAAGAGGTTTCTTCTGCCAAAGATACAGCAGTCAGGCCCTGTTAACTACACTGAGTATCCCTACCCTACTCTGCTCTGAAACTTACCAGGAGAGAGGGCCACGTGAGCAGAGGCACCTTCTTGGGCAGTGACAGCTGCAGGAGGCCACCTTTGCGAGCCTGCACTTTGGTGCAAGAACTTTCTATCTCAGCATAGAAAACACCACCCCACTGCCGACCACCTGGCAACAGAGTGGGAGGAGTGAGCTGAGGTAGGGGATATCAAAGGATTCAAGTATACTGCTGGGCTCAAAGCAGATGGACATACCTGGAAGCCGCACC encodes:
- the USP19 gene encoding ubiquitin carboxyl-terminal hydrolase 19 isoform X13; the encoded protein is MSGGASTTGPRRGPPGLEEATSKKKQKDPANQENKDGDPRRGGSAFTREEPTKDELLLDWRQSADEVFVKLRVGAGPLRLEEVDAAFTDTDCVVRLPGGRQWGGVFYAEIESSCTKVQARKGGLLQLSLPKKVPLLTWPSLLKPLGTQELVPGLRCQENGQEPSPVALEPGPEPRRAKQEARNQKRAQGRGEVGAGAGPGAQAGPSAKRAVHLHRGPEGEGSRDGPGPRGDAPQFLAEPATQAEAEEQLRVPPLNPQTCLLGSEENLALLTGKKAVAPRNDPVSPVMARSRDSEKDDRSKEEMAVAADAAALVDEPKSMVNLAFVKNDSYEKGPDSVVVHVYVKEICRDTSRVLFREQDFTLIFQTRDGNFLRPHPGCGPHTIFRWQVKLRNLIEPEQCTFCFTASRIDICLRKRQSQRWGGLEAPAARGAVGGAKVAVPTGPTPLDSTPPGGTPHPLTGQEEARAVEKEKPKARSEDTGLDGVAARTPMEHVAPKPEPHLASPKPTCMVPPMPHSPVSGDSVEEEEEEEKKVCLPGFTGLVNLGNTCFMNSVIQSLSNTRELRDFFHDRSFEAEINYNNPLGTGGRLAIGFAVLLRALWKGTHHAFQPSKLKAIVASKASQFTGYAQHDAQEFMAFLLDGLHEDLNRIQNKPYTETVDSDGRPDEVVAEEAWQRHKMRNDSFIVDLFQGQYKSKLVCPVCAKVSITFDPFLYLPVPLPQKQKVLPIFYFAREPHSKPVKFLVSISKENSSASEVLDSLSQSVHVKPENLRLAEVIKNRFHRVFLPSHSLDTVSPSDTLLCFELLSPELAKERVVVLEVQQRPQVPSVPISKCAACQRKQQSEDEKLKRCTRCYRVGYCNQLCQKTHWPDHKGLCRPENIGYPFLVSVPASRLTYARLAQLLEGYARYSVSVFQPPFQPGRMALESQGPGCNTLLSTSSLEAGDNDRDPVQPPELQMVTPVAEGDTGVPRAWASPDRGPVPSTSGVSSEMLASGPIEVGSLPAGERVSRPEAAVPGYQHPSEAMNSHTPQFFIYRIDASNREQRLEDKGDTPLELGDDCSLALVWRNNERLQEFVLVASKELECAEDPGSAGEAARAGHFTLDQCLNLFTRPEVLAPEEAWYCPQCKQHREASKQLLLWRLPNVLIVQLKRFSFRSFIWRDKINDLVEFPVRNLDLSKFCIGQKEEQLPSYDLYAVINHYGGMIGGHYTACARLPNDRSSQRSDVGWRLFDDSTVTTVDESQVVTRYAYVLFYRRRNSPVERPPRAGHSEHHPDLGPAAESAASQGLGPGQAPDVAPTRTAPERFAPPVDRPAPTYSNMEEVD
- the USP19 gene encoding ubiquitin carboxyl-terminal hydrolase 19 isoform X11, with protein sequence MSGGASTTGPRRGPPGLEEATSKKKQKDPANQENKDGDPRRGGSAFTREEPTKDELLLDWRQSADEVFVKLRVGAGPLRLEEVDAAFTDTDCVVRLPGGRQWGGVFYAEIESSCTKVQARKGGLLQLSLPKKVPLLTWPSLLKKPLGTQELVPGLRCQENGQEPSPVALEPGPEPRRAKQEARNQKRAQGRGEVGAGAGPGAQAGPSAKRAVHLHRGPEGEGSRDGPGPRGDAPQFLAEPATQAEAEEQLRVPPLNPQTCLLGSEENLALLTGKKAVAPRNDPVSPVMARSRDSEKDDRSKEEMAVAADAAALVDEPKSMVNLAFVKNDSYEKGPDSVVVHVYVKEICRDTSRVLFREQDFTLIFQTRDGNFLRPHPGCGPHTIFRWQVKLRNLIEPEQCTFCFTASRIDICLRKRQSQRWGGLEAPAARGAVGGAKVAVPTGPTPLDSTPPGGTPHPLTGQEEARAVEKEKPKARSEDTGLDGVAARTPMEHVAPKPEPHLASPKPTCMVPPMPHSPVSGDSVEEEEEEEKKVCLPGFTGLVNLGNTCFMNSVIQSLSNTRELRDFFHDRSFEAEINYNNPLGTGGRLAIGFAVLLRALWKGTHHAFQPSKLKAIVASKASQFTGYAQHDAQEFMAFLLDGLHEDLNRIQNKPYTETVDSDGRPDEVVAEEAWQRHKMRNDSFIVDLFQGQYKSKLVCPVCAKVSITFDPFLYLPVPLPQKQKVLPIFYFAREPHSKPVKFLVSISKENSSASEVLDSLSQSVHVKPENLRLAEVIKNRFHRVFLPSHSLDTVSPSDTLLCFELLSPELAKERVVVLEVQQRPQVPSVPISKCAACQRKQQSEDEKLKRCTRCYRVGYCNQLCQKTHWPDHKGLCRPENIGYPFLVSVPASRLTYARLAQLLEGYARYSVSVFQPPFQPGRMALESQGPGCNTLLSTSSLEAGDNDRDPVQPPELQMVTPVAEGDTGVPRAWASPDRGPVPSTSGVSSEMLASGPIEVGSLPAGERVSRPEAAVPGYQHPSEAMNSHTPQFFIYRIDASNREQRLEDKGDTPLELGDDCSLALVWRNNERLQEFVLVASKELECAEDPGSAGEAARAGHFTLDQCLNLFTRPEVLAPEEAWYCPQCKQHREASKQLLLWRLPNVLIVQLKRFSFRSFIWRDKINDLVEFPVRNLDLSKFCIGQKEEQLPSYDLYAVINHYGGMIGGHYTACARLPNDRSSQRSDVGWRLFDDSTVTTVDESQVVTRYAYVLFYRRRNSPVERPPRAGHSEHHPDLGPAAESAASQGLGPGQAPDVAPTRTAPERFAPPVDRPAPTYSNMEEVD